In Bos taurus isolate L1 Dominette 01449 registration number 42190680 breed Hereford chromosome 9, ARS-UCD2.0, whole genome shotgun sequence, a single genomic region encodes these proteins:
- the TAAR1 gene encoding trace amine-associated receptor 1: protein MMSLCHNKINISCVKSSWSNDIRASLYSLMVLIILTTVVGNLLVIISISHFKQLHTLNNWLIQSMATVDFLLGCLVMPYSMVRSIEHHWSFGEVFCKIHTSTDIMLSSASIFHLSFISIDRYYAVCDPLRYKTKINILVISLMIFISWSIPALFAFGMIFLELNFKGAEEMYYKHSHCIGSCSVFFSKTSGVLAFMTSFYIPGSIMLCIYCRIYFIAKGQARSIHDAKQKVQIGLEERNGISRSRGRKAAKTLGIVMGVFLTCWCPFFVCMVMDPFLDYTIPPTLNDALIWFGYLNSTFNPMIYAFFYPWFRRALKIILVGKIFQKDSSRSKLFSE, encoded by the coding sequence ATGATGTCCCTTTGCcacaataaaattaatatttcctGTGTGAAAAGCAGCTGGTCAAATGACATCCGGGCTTCCCTGTACAGTTTAATGGTGCTCATAATTCTGACCACAGTGGTTGGCAATCTGCTAGTTATTATTTCCATATCACACTTCAAGCAACTGCATACCCTAAATAATTGGCTCATTCAGTCCATGGCTACTGTGGACTTTCTTCTGGGGTGCCTGGTCATGCCTTATAGCATGGTGAGATCCATTGAGCACCACTGGTCTTTTGGAGAAGTCTTCTGTAAAATTCACACCAGCACTGACATTATGCTGAGTTCAGCATCCATTTTTCACTTGTCCTTCATTTCCATTGACCGCTACTATGCTGTGTGTGACCCACTGAGATACAAAACCAAGATCAACATCTTGGTTATTTCTCTGATGATCTTCATTAGTTGGAGTATTCCTGCTCTTTTTGCATTTGGGATGATCTTTCTGGAGCTAAACTTCAAAGGAGCTGAAGAGATGTATTATAAACACAGTCACTGCATAGGGAGTTGCTCTGTCTTCTTCAGCAAAACATCTGGGGTTCTGGCCTTTATGACTTCTTTCTATATACCTGGCTCTATTATGCTGTGCATCTATTGTAGAATATATTTCATAGCAAAAGGCCAGGCAAGATCAATTCATGATGCAAAGCAGAAGGTTCAAATTGGGTTGGAAGAGAGAAATGGAATTTCACGAAGCAGAGGAAGGAAAGCTGCGAAGACTTTAGGGATTGTGATGGGAGTTTTCTTAACATGCTGGTGTCCTTTCTTTGTCTGCATGGTCATGGACCCTTTCCTGGACTATACTATCCCACCTACTTTGAACGATGCATTGATTTGGTTTGGCTATTTGAATTCTACTTTTAATCCAATGATTTATGCATTTTTCTACCCCTGGTTCAGAAGAGCACTAAAGATAATTCTAGTTGGTAAAATTTTCCAAAAAGATTCATCTAGGAGcaaattattttcagaataa